The DNA region ACTCCCAATGGTTATGAAGGGATATCTTGCCTTTAAGCCTCGAAGGTCACTGTCTAAAATATCATAAGTATAGTTTATATTTGTATCAACTACATCTATCCCATAGGTAACAACTATAGTAGTGCCAGGTATTAAATTAGAAGGATTTATACCAGGGTTTGCAGCAATAATTCTATCTACCTGAGTATAATATTTTCTGGCTATATTATACAGAGTATCTCCCGGTCTTATGGTATAAGTATAATAGCCCAGAATATATCTTTCCAGTAGTCTATAAGTGTCAGGACCGATGATTCCATCTGGAGTTAATCCATTATTTCTTTGAAAATTTTTTACCGCTGCTTCAGTTTGACTTCCGAATACTCCATCAATAGCACCGGGATTATAGCCTATTTTTTTTAATACTGCCTGTATTTTCATTACTTCTGTTCCACTAGAACCTAATTTATATATGGGCATATTGTGAACCACCTTAACATTAATTATCAATAGTATTTTATGCTGGAAATTACTATGAGGTGTTAGATTAGAAACTGTCAAATATGCTTTAATGAATATAGGATAATTTCCAAAAAAAGGGGGGAATGGTAGTTGCAATTTAAACTTATGAGAAGATTGCAAACTAAAAATGGAAAAATCTACACCCCTGGGGTGTAAATTTTTCCATTTATTAATTTGTTTTTAGATTTCCAATATTCCACTAAGCTCAATGTTTTGTATTGCCTTAGCTATTTTTTCCTTATTTTGTACAAGGGCAAAACGTACAAAGCCTTCGCCATATTCTCCAAAGCTGCTGCCGGGAACTACAATAACTCCTGTTTTCTCCATGAGATCAAAAGTAAATTCCAGGGAAGATTTATATTTTGGAGGAATGGCAGCCCATACAAACATACTGCCTCCCGTGTTGTCAATAGGCCAGCCAATTTTATTTAATCCATTTACAAGGAGGTCTCTTCTTTCTCTGTAAGTATTTTTTACTAATTGGACATAATCCTGAGGGCCTTCCAAAGCTGAAATTGCAGCTTTTTGAAAGGGTAAAAACATTCCGTAGTCTACATGGGATTTTAAGGTTTTTAATTGGTTTATAATTTCTTTATTTCCAACCGCAAAGGCAATTCTGCAGCCTGGTATGCTGTAAGTTTTAGATAGTGAGTTAAATTCTACGGCAATATCCTTAGCTCCAGGGATTGACAAAAAACTACCGCCTTCTGTATCATCAAATACAAGCTCACTATAGGCATTATCATGAAGTATAATTATGTTATACTTTTTTGCGAAGGCTACAAGCTTCACATAAAAGTCATGAGGGGCTGTGGCTGCCGTTGGGTTATTGGGATAAGATAGCACCATAAGTTTTGCTTTTTTTGCTGTTTCTTCATCTATGGCGTTAAAGTTAATTAGATAATTATTTTCTTTTAACAAAGGTATTTTGACTATCTTTGCACCGGCAAGATAAGGTCCCACAGTAAAAATAGGATAGCCAGGATCAGGAGTTAATACTATGTCACCAGGATTAACCAGGGCTAAAGCTAATTCTGCAAAGCCACTTTGAGATCCAAGCAGTGATACTATTTCATCTTTTTCAAGGTTTACTCCATATCTTTTACCATACCATTTTTGTACTGAACTCAGTAATTCATCTGTATCATTTATAGAATATATGTAGTTCTCTATTTTACTTGATTCTTTAACTATTGTTTCAATAACATGAGGTGCTGGTGGTATATCTGGGGTACCAATGCTAAAATCTATCACTTGTGCACCTTCAGCTATGAGTTTATTTTTTTTGTCACTGAGCTGAGAAAATATAGCTGAAGTGAGTTTGTCCATTTTTTTAGAAAAAATCATTTTATTTTATGCCTCCATAAATTTATTATATTTTCAACCTATATTCGGCAAGTAATCATTATAAGCCTTCATACCACTAGATTTGTCTGTAAAAATTTTTCTTAAATAGAATTAAGCATTATGAAAGGTTTTCTGAATTACTTTCTGAATTGAAGTTCAGTAATAATAACATTATATAATATTTTGTATGTAAATGTCAGGGTAAAAATAAAGTACAAGAACTTGTATAAAAAATTTTCACAGGTTTTGAAATTTTAGGCATGTGAAAATAAATAGTAAGTCAAAGATGCGACAAATATTTTGAATCATACAAGGAAACAGGTTCTGATGATAGTGGGCTATCTGAGGGTTCTGTTGACGCAGTAGGATTCAAAATAGGCTAGCATACTGACTAGTTATTTATTTGAATATGCCTTATGTTATTTTACATAATTAGGTTAAAATACAATAGCCCTGCATTTTCAGCAGGGCTAGAAGTTTTCATGTCAATATTAGTTAAGTCCAAAGCTTGCAGAAGAAGTAGTTACTAGCTTGGCATCTTTTTTCCCAGTTATATCTCCAGTTTTTGTGGAGAAAATTTTCTTTTGGATTATAAGATCCATTAGGCTGTTTACCTCTGCTTCAGTTACAGATGGTTGTCCATTTGCATCTTGCTTAACATTGTCTACTGATAATGAGAAGTATTTGCCATCTTCTTCAGTAGTAAATTTTAAAGTTAGTTTATGTGCCATTTACAATTCCTCCTTTCTTTATTATCTGTATTCTTTTGCAGAATTCTAATCCATATTATTATCTACGAAATTTACTTGGTGAGCTTTACTCATTAGTTAATAAACTGTTGTCCACTTTTTGAATTGTCTGTACAGGATAGTTAAGGATATTTCCAATAGCTGAAGCTACGTCATATATATCCTGTTCTGCAGCTGTAGTGGTTACAGCTCCGAGGTTTAATTTTTTGCTGGTGTCTTTTCCATTTGCATCTTTGCCTGTGTTTATTACTATAACTACAGAAGAAGAAACTTTAGTTAGTGCTGCTGCCATATTATCACCTCCTTTCTGTGCTTCTGACTATATATATGACGAAGAGAAATTTATTACAGAATAATTTAAAAATTTATTACAAGAATTATTTCTAACCTTGCAAGTAATTCCGCGATTCATTGAGAATACGTGATTTTTTATTACAAAAATTTTTACCAGTAATCCTAGCAATATGAAGGCTTGTAGGAACTACTTGCTAAATATGAGATTATAAATAAAAAAGAAAGCAAGACATTTTACAGTCTTACTTTCCTTCTTATTTTATTCTATGACTAGTTACTGTAATACTTCATCTCTAAAAATGAATACAATAACTACAAGTCTTTGAATAATTCATCTAAACTAAGATATGAATTTGGATTACATTGCTCTGCCAGGAATAACTGCATCTATTATTCCAATAACTATAGCTGCTAGTATTGCACCTATTATAGATGCATGCATATTTGGAACTATAAATTGTGTTAGATATATTATTATAGCAGAGATAATAAATCCCTTTAATCCTTTACCAAAAGGTGATGCATCAACTCCCATAAAAGATTCTATCAAATAATCTACTACAATTATTATAACTGCTGCTAGTAGAAATGACCATAATCCTCTAATTGAAAAGCCTGGTGTCAAAAATGATGTTACTGCTAAAACAATTGCTACTAATATCAATCTCCATACCCAGTGAAGCATGCCGCCACCTGAGCGGTCTCCTTTATTGTGATCTTCATTTTGTGCCATGAATAATTACCTCCTTTAAGTTAACTTAAAATTTTTATTTTTAATTTCACAAGCACCTAAATAGTAGATTTTATGAACATATAATTAGTATGCTCATTTTAATAAAAAATATTAAATAATAAATTTTAATAAAAAAATTTATTATTCAGTAAGGGTATAATCTTAATTGCAATTTATATTTGAGAAAATATTATAGAAATCAATATAAGAAGGAAGTAAGACTTGGGTCTTACTTCCTGTCCTGGTTTTTTATAACGGCAGCTATTTCTTCTTTTAATTCATGAATAGATTTGATTAGGGTATCAAGCTGTCCATTTAACTTAATGAGAAGAAATAGACTAACTGCTATGGGGAAACCAACGGTGTTTATGAGTTTGACTATTTCGTCATACATACTCTCAACCTCCCGTTATGCCGTTATGCTTAATATATATGATATTATAGACAATTTTTCAGAAAAATTAGAAATTTTATTTTTTAAAAATCTTATATATAAATTTGAAGATGGGGAAATTCTATTATTATATCGCTACAATTTATATATAAGTAAAATTTTTAATTAATATAAAAAATAAATTTTGAACAAATAGTTAAATAAATTTGAGATGCATGGAAATTATATGTTGAAAAATAATATATGCTGTAATAACATAAAAGTATAACTATTTTAGAGGGGGACAAATAGAATATGAGTAAAATAAGAAAGGCAGTAATACCAGCAGCAGGTCTTGGAACAAGATTTTTACCAGCTACAAAAGCCCAGCCAAAGGAAATGCTGCCAATAGTAGATAAACCAACCATACAGTACATAATAGAAGAAGCAGTGGCCTCTGGTATAGAAGAAATTCTTATAATTACAGGAAGAAATAAAAGATCTATAGAGGATCATTTTGATAAATCTGTAGAATTGGAATTAGAATTGGAAAGTCATAATAAGGTAGAATTACTAAAGATAGTAAAGGACATAACTAATCTGGCTAATATTCATTTTATAAGACAAAAAGAGCCTAAAGGACTTGGGCATGCTATTCATTGTGCAAAGAGTTTTGTGGGTGAAGAGCCTTTTGCGGTAATGCTTGGTGATGATGTAGTGGATGCTCAGGTACCATGCTTAAAGCAGCTTATAAATTGTTACAACGAATACAAAACATCTATTTTAGGGGTTCAGCAGGTAGAAAAAAATCAGGTGTCAAAATATGGAATAGTAAAAAATTTAAATATAGAAAGGGGAGTATATAAGGTAAAGGATTTGGTTGAAAAGCCAAGCGTGGAAGAAGCTCCTTCCAATATAGCAATCCTTGGAAGATATATACTAATGCCTGATATATTTGAAGTTTTGGAAAAAACTAAGCCGGGAAAAGGCGATGAAATACAGCTAACAGATGCATTGAAGAATCTCCTTGGGCATCAGGCTATCTATGCTTATGAATTCAAGGGAAGAAGATATGATGTAGGAGATAAATTTGGTTATTTACAGGCTACTGTGGAAATGGCACTAAAGAGAGAGGATTTGAGAGAACCTTTCATGAAATATTTAATAAATTTGTCTGACAAAGAGGGTTGGAGAAAACAAGATAGCAAAAACTATGATGAAATTGCAGCTGGCAAGGCAGATAGTATTAAGTCACATTTGCCTAAAAAAAGCAAATAGATATTATTTTAAACTTTAGCAATGTGAATTTCATGGGATTATGTTGATCTTCACATTGTTTTTTTGTTGCTCAAAAGGTTAAAATATATAGTATGAAATAAGAATTGTTTGGGGTGGAAAATATTGACTGGAAAATTTAATTTAAAAGATATTATAGATATGGAGGAATTCCAAAAGATACAGGATGATATTGCCTATTCTACGGGCACGGCAATTATTACAACGGATTGCCATGGAAAACCATTGACCAGTCATAGTATGTGTACTGATTTTTGTAGAAATATTCGGGAAAAAAGTAATTTAAGAGACTTATGTGAGAAATGTGATTCTATAGGTGGACTAGAGTCAGTAAGGAGGGGAAGTCCATATATATATAAATGTCATATGGGAATTATAGATTTTGCAATTCCAATTATATTTAAAGGAGAATATCTTGGTAGTTTAATGGCAGGACAAGTCTTAACAGAGGAAAGTAAGCTTGAAGCATTGGAAAGTATTATTGAAATCCATGAAAAAGCAGCTAATAAAGATAAAATTATGGATAAGTATAAAAATATACCTGTTATACCCTACGATAAAATTCAGGCCATTGCTAAAATGATCTTTAGTATAAGTAATTATATTGTAGATCAGGGAGCTTTAAAAATGCTGCAGCAAGAACTTAGCGAGAAAAATGTAAGATTTATGAAGGCTGAGAAGATTCAAACAGAACTTGAAAAGGAATTAAAAGATTCACAGTTAAAGGCATTGCAATCCCAAATTAATCCTCATTTTTTATTTAATACTTTAAACAGCATTTCAGCGCTGGCGTTAATTGAAGAAGCTCCAAGAACAAAGGAAGTTGTTTGCAATCTATCAGAAATTCTCCGATATACATTAAAAAAGACAAGTGCAGTTGTAGATTTAGAAGATGAAATTAATTACATTACTTCTTATTTAAATTTACAGAAAATAAGATTTGGTTCAAGACTAGAATTTCACATTGATGTAGATGATAAATATCAGAAAATAAAGATTCCATTTATGATTATACAGCCTTTTGTTGAAAATTCTATAATTCATGGAATAGGATTAAAAGAAGACGGTGGATTGATAAAAATTAAAGCATATAAATCTTGTAAAGCTTTAATTATATCTATTGAAGATAACGGAGTGGGTATTGATGAGGACAAACTGGAATTAATAAGCGGTGGAAAAGCCAGTGAAAAAGACTCTTCCCATGGAATTGGAATTGTCAATGTTAAGCAAAGAATGAATTATTTCTATGGAAAAAATTATTCTGTTGATATAACCAGTTCAGAAAATAAAGGTACCAAAGTCAAAATAATATTGTTTAATAATATATAGGTAAGCAAGAATTTACAAATATAAGACAAAATATTTTAATAACCATTTAATAATATATTGTATCATATTAGATAGGGAAATTAATTTCGTAAAATAATTTTAAAGAGGGTGGAATTTTATTGTAAGAATTGAAAACGTTTGCTATGGGGGCTTACTTAATTATTTTATCCGATGACTACCCACTCTAATACTACCATCTTTTTCAAAGTGGAAGTAAAGAGTGGCTGCGTCCCTAGATAACGATTTTCACTAAAGGACAACGATTTCTAAGTATGGAAAATAACGATACTAAGAAATCTGTTAGTAAGCATCAGAGGTCATAAACAAAAACTCCACTTGATGCTAAGAGCTCTGTTTATGAGGTAAATTAACTTGAAAGGAAGATAGCTATGTCAAAATTTATAGCCGAAATGTTAGGAACCATGATTCTCATTATCCTAGGCGATGGAGTTGTTGCCAATGTAGTATTAAATAAAACAAAAGCTGAAAATTCAGGATGGATAGTTATTACAACTGGATGGGCATTGGCAGTTGCTATACCTGTTTTTATATTTGGAAATATTAGCGGAGCCCATTTTAATCCAGCAGTAACAATTGGCCTGGCTGTAATAGGAAAATTTCCCTGGAATAGTGTACCCATATATGTAACTGCTCAATTAACAGGTGCTTTTCTTGGGGCTGTAATAGTCTGGATATATTATAGACCTCATTTTAATGTTACGGAAAATCATGACGCAAAACTTTCTGTATTCTGTACTCAGCCAGCTATTAGAGATACATTTTCAAATTTCATTTCTGAATTTATTGGTACCTTTATATTAGTTTTTTCAATATTGGGTATAGGAAATACACATATGGCGGAAGGGCTGTCACCTATAGTAGTTGGTTGTATTATCTGGGCAATTGGACTTACTTTAGGGGGAACAACAGGATATGCTATTAATCCTGTTAGAGATCTTGGGCCACGTATAGCCCACTATGTTTTGCCTATATATAAAAAAGGAAGCTCTGAATGGAGATATGCATGGATTCCAGTAATAGCACCTATATGTGGAGGAATAGTAGGGGCTGCATTGTATAAAATTTTATTTTGATTTTAATATATGTTGTACTCTTTCATATACTGTTGTGCTATGATTATTTTGAAAGTGTATAATATGTTATATAGTGCAATAGATTATATTTTATTAAAACGAGGTATTTTATTTAAATAAATATGGTATAGGTATCTAATATCAGTGATATATAATTTAAATAAATTGCAGATTATATAATATAAAAATTGTTCAGGTGATTTTTATGTATAAAATATTATTAGTAGATGATGAAGAATTACAGAGAGAAGCTTTAAAAATTATGTTAAAAAACTTTAAGGATGCAATAGAAGTTATAGGTGAGGCACAAAATGGTAGAGAAGCTATAGAATTGGATGAAAAATTAGATCCAGATATAATTTTTATGGATGTAAGAATTCCTGGAATAGATGGTATTAAAGCTTCAGAAATAATTAAAAATAGAAATCATAATAAAATAATTATAATGATTACAGCCTACGATGATTTTAATTTAATTCACAAAGCTTTGCTACTAAATGTAAACGATTATATATTAAAGCCTGTAAGAGATGCACAATTAAATGAGGTTCTAAATACACAAATTACCACATTAAAACTTCATGAAAATAAAAGAAAAAAAGCAGAGTTGAAATTAGCTGACAAGGATGGTTATGGCGAAAAAAATAAATTATGTTCTATGGAAAAGGATGAAGCAGATAAAGAAAATAGAAATTGCATAAATAAGGCTTTACAACCTGCACTAAAATATATAGAGGAAAATTACAGAGATGAAATAAGTCTGGAAAAGATGGCTAACGTTACTAATCTCAGTATGTATTATTTTAGCAGATTATTTAAAAAAGAAATAGGAATTAATTTTACAACTTACGTAAATCAATGCAAAATAAAAAAAGCAAAGGAAATGCTGAAATATACAGATATACCAATAGTGGATATAGCTGCAGAACTTGGATATTATGAATGTGGATATTTTACAAAAATCTTTAAAAAAATTAATGGAATAACGCCCACTAATTATAGAAACATTATTAAAAAATAGGCTTATATAAAAAATAAAAAAGACTATCTTGAAATACATTGATATGCATCTTAAGATAGTCTTTCTATATATTGGTGTAATATTTACAGCAGGACAAAAAAATAGTATACAACAAGATAATACTATTTTAAAATATAAATAAGACAATATACAACAAAAATAAAACAAAATACAATGATAAGGTTTTCAATAATTGTAGTATCATTTAATTAAGGAAAGATTTATTAAAATAGTGGGGTGGGAAAGTGAATAAATATGTAATGGCTTTAGATCAGGGAACTACAGGTTCAAAATGTATTATTTTTGATGAAGGTGGTAATATAGTCACCAGTGCACAAAAAGAATCTACTCAGATATATCCAAAAGCTGGATGGGTTGAACATAGTCCTATGGAAATATGGGCTACACAGTTCAGTGTGGCAGCGGAGGCAATGGCAAAAAGTAATATATTAGCTGAGGATATAGCAGGAATTGGTATAACAAATCAGAGAGAAACTACAATTATTTGGGATAAGAGAACGGGAGTCCCAGTATATAATGCAATAGTTTGGCAGTGCAGAAGGACAGCAGAGTTCTGTGATGAACTTAGGGAACAAGGATTTGAAGATGTTATAAGAGAGAAAACAGGATTGATGCTGGATGCATATTTTTCAGCAACAAAAATTAAATGGATTTTGGATAATGTTCAAGGAGCCAGAGAGGAAGCAGAAAGAGGTAATTTATTATTTGGAAATGTGGATACCTGGCTAATTTGGAATCTGACAAAGGGTAAGGTTCATGTAACCGATTACACAAATGCATCAAGAACTATGTTATATAATATTTACGACTTAAAGTGGGATGATGAATTACTTGATATATTTGGTATTCCAAAATCTATGCTTCCAGAAGTAAAACCCTCCAGCTGTATTTATGGTAATACCGATGAAGTCATATTTGGGAAACCTATTCCCATATGTGGAGATGCAGGGGATCAACAGGCATCTTTGTTTGGCCAGACTTGCTTTAATGAAGGAACTGCAAAAAATACCTATGGTACTGGATGCTTTATACTCTTAAATACAGGAGAGAAGGCTGTAAAATCTAAAAATGGCTTGATTACTACAATAGCTGCTGGAGTAAATGGAAAGATAGAATATGCATTGGAAGGAAGCATATTTATGGGTGGAGCTTCCATTCAGTGGCTAAGAGATGAGCTTAGAATGATTAAAAGTGCAAAAGACACTGAAGAATACGCAGAGGCTGTAGAAGATACCAATGGAGTTTATGTAGTTCCTGCCTTTGTAGGACTTGGTGCTCCTTATTGGGATCCCTATGCAAGAGGTACTATAGTAGGGCTTACGAGAGGTGCTAAAAAGGAACATTTAATCAGAGCCACATTAGAAGCTTTGGCATATCAGACCTATGACGTGTTAAAAGCTATGGAAGAGGATTCTGATATAAAATTGAAAATCTTAAAAGTAGATGGAGGAGCCTGCGTTAATAATTTCCTTATGCAGTTCCATGCTGATCTTTTAAATATCAAAGTAGACAGACCTAAAGTAGTACAGACTACGGCAATGGGAGCGGCTTATCTTGCAGGACTAGCAGTGGGATATTGGAAAGACAGAGAAGACATTACAAGAAACAGAGAAACCTCAAGAATATTTACTCCAAATATGGAAGAGTCAAAAAGAGAAGATTTATTGAAACATTGGCATGCAGCGGTAGATAGATCGAGGAATTGGTGTAATGCAAGTAATGAATAAATAAAAAATTGGGGGGTATAAAATGTTTGATGTAATTATTATTGGAGCTGGCGTAATCGGTTGCAGTATAGCGAGAGAAATATCCAGATATGATTTAAATATCTGTGTACTGGAAAAGGATATAGATGTTGCCAATGGAACCAGTAAAGCAAATAGCGGCATAGTGCATGCTGGCTATGATGCAAAATTTGGTTCACTTAAAGCAGAACTAAATGTTAAGGGAAATCAGATGTTTGATAGGCTATCTAGAGAATTAGATTTCCCTTTTAAAAGAAATGGATCTTTAGTACTTTGTTTTAATGAAAAAGATTTAGATAAATTGAGAGCAATAAAGGAAAATGGGGAAAGAAACGGAGTTAAAGATTTAAAAATACTTAATAGGGAAGAAGTAAAAGCCATAGAACCCATTATATCAAATAAGGTAGCTGCAGCCATGTATGCACCTACAGGTGGAATTGTATGTCCCTATGAGATGACTATAGCCTACGCAGAAAATGCCTATGATAATGGAGTACAATTTCAGCTACTGACAGCTGTGGAGGACATAGTAAAAAATGATTCTCATTTTATTATAA from Clostridium pasteurianum BC1 includes:
- a CDS encoding aminotransferase class I/II-fold pyridoxal phosphate-dependent enzyme, coding for MIFSKKMDKLTSAIFSQLSDKKNKLIAEGAQVIDFSIGTPDIPPAPHVIETIVKESSKIENYIYSINDTDELLSSVQKWYGKRYGVNLEKDEIVSLLGSQSGFAELALALVNPGDIVLTPDPGYPIFTVGPYLAGAKIVKIPLLKENNYLINFNAIDEETAKKAKLMVLSYPNNPTAATAPHDFYVKLVAFAKKYNIIILHDNAYSELVFDDTEGGSFLSIPGAKDIAVEFNSLSKTYSIPGCRIAFAVGNKEIINQLKTLKSHVDYGMFLPFQKAAISALEGPQDYVQLVKNTYRERRDLLVNGLNKIGWPIDNTGGSMFVWAAIPPKYKSSLEFTFDLMEKTGVIVVPGSSFGEYGEGFVRFALVQNKEKIAKAIQNIELSGILEI
- a CDS encoding DUF2922 domain-containing protein, whose translation is MAHKLTLKFTTEEDGKYFSLSVDNVKQDANGQPSVTEAEVNSLMDLIIQKKIFSTKTGDITGKKDAKLVTTSSASFGLN
- a CDS encoding DUF1659 domain-containing protein, which produces MAAALTKVSSSVVIVINTGKDANGKDTSKKLNLGAVTTTAAEQDIYDVASAIGNILNYPVQTIQKVDNSLLTNE
- a CDS encoding phage holin family protein; this translates as MLHWVWRLILVAIVLAVTSFLTPGFSIRGLWSFLLAAVIIIVVDYLIESFMGVDASPFGKGLKGFIISAIIIYLTQFIVPNMHASIIGAILAAIVIGIIDAVIPGRAM
- a CDS encoding YvrJ family protein, encoding MYDEIVKLINTVGFPIAVSLFLLIKLNGQLDTLIKSIHELKEEIAAVIKNQDRK
- the galU gene encoding UTP--glucose-1-phosphate uridylyltransferase GalU; this encodes MSKIRKAVIPAAGLGTRFLPATKAQPKEMLPIVDKPTIQYIIEEAVASGIEEILIITGRNKRSIEDHFDKSVELELELESHNKVELLKIVKDITNLANIHFIRQKEPKGLGHAIHCAKSFVGEEPFAVMLGDDVVDAQVPCLKQLINCYNEYKTSILGVQQVEKNQVSKYGIVKNLNIERGVYKVKDLVEKPSVEEAPSNIAILGRYILMPDIFEVLEKTKPGKGDEIQLTDALKNLLGHQAIYAYEFKGRRYDVGDKFGYLQATVEMALKREDLREPFMKYLINLSDKEGWRKQDSKNYDEIAAGKADSIKSHLPKKSK
- a CDS encoding sensor histidine kinase, with the translated sequence MTGKFNLKDIIDMEEFQKIQDDIAYSTGTAIITTDCHGKPLTSHSMCTDFCRNIREKSNLRDLCEKCDSIGGLESVRRGSPYIYKCHMGIIDFAIPIIFKGEYLGSLMAGQVLTEESKLEALESIIEIHEKAANKDKIMDKYKNIPVIPYDKIQAIAKMIFSISNYIVDQGALKMLQQELSEKNVRFMKAEKIQTELEKELKDSQLKALQSQINPHFLFNTLNSISALALIEEAPRTKEVVCNLSEILRYTLKKTSAVVDLEDEINYITSYLNLQKIRFGSRLEFHIDVDDKYQKIKIPFMIIQPFVENSIIHGIGLKEDGGLIKIKAYKSCKALIISIEDNGVGIDEDKLELISGGKASEKDSSHGIGIVNVKQRMNYFYGKNYSVDITSSENKGTKVKIILFNNI
- a CDS encoding MIP/aquaporin family protein, which codes for MSKFIAEMLGTMILIILGDGVVANVVLNKTKAENSGWIVITTGWALAVAIPVFIFGNISGAHFNPAVTIGLAVIGKFPWNSVPIYVTAQLTGAFLGAVIVWIYYRPHFNVTENHDAKLSVFCTQPAIRDTFSNFISEFIGTFILVFSILGIGNTHMAEGLSPIVVGCIIWAIGLTLGGTTGYAINPVRDLGPRIAHYVLPIYKKGSSEWRYAWIPVIAPICGGIVGAALYKILF
- a CDS encoding response regulator transcription factor, yielding MYKILLVDDEELQREALKIMLKNFKDAIEVIGEAQNGREAIELDEKLDPDIIFMDVRIPGIDGIKASEIIKNRNHNKIIIMITAYDDFNLIHKALLLNVNDYILKPVRDAQLNEVLNTQITTLKLHENKRKKAELKLADKDGYGEKNKLCSMEKDEADKENRNCINKALQPALKYIEENYRDEISLEKMANVTNLSMYYFSRLFKKEIGINFTTYVNQCKIKKAKEMLKYTDIPIVDIAAELGYYECGYFTKIFKKINGITPTNYRNIIKK
- the glpK gene encoding glycerol kinase GlpK; translation: MNKYVMALDQGTTGSKCIIFDEGGNIVTSAQKESTQIYPKAGWVEHSPMEIWATQFSVAAEAMAKSNILAEDIAGIGITNQRETTIIWDKRTGVPVYNAIVWQCRRTAEFCDELREQGFEDVIREKTGLMLDAYFSATKIKWILDNVQGAREEAERGNLLFGNVDTWLIWNLTKGKVHVTDYTNASRTMLYNIYDLKWDDELLDIFGIPKSMLPEVKPSSCIYGNTDEVIFGKPIPICGDAGDQQASLFGQTCFNEGTAKNTYGTGCFILLNTGEKAVKSKNGLITTIAAGVNGKIEYALEGSIFMGGASIQWLRDELRMIKSAKDTEEYAEAVEDTNGVYVVPAFVGLGAPYWDPYARGTIVGLTRGAKKEHLIRATLEALAYQTYDVLKAMEEDSDIKLKILKVDGGACVNNFLMQFHADLLNIKVDRPKVVQTTAMGAAYLAGLAVGYWKDREDITRNRETSRIFTPNMEESKREDLLKHWHAAVDRSRNWCNASNE